The sequence below is a genomic window from Luteimonas sp. MC1825.
GTGGAATGCGCGTCGTCCACCACGTCCCAGTCGTCCTCGCGCACCTGCGCGGTCAGCCGCGCCACGCCGGTGCGACCGCCGACGAAGAAGCCGTGCCCGTCGGCACCGAAGTTGCGCTTCACGGCCACGCCGACGCCCATCGACACCAAGTCGAGGTCGGTGTCGTAGCCGAGGTATTCGGTGTACAGGGTGCCGATGTGGCCTTCGACCGCGAAATACCGGTTGAACCAGTAGCCGCCGCCGAAGGTGGCGGACGTGTCGGTTTCGCTTTCCGAAAAGCCCGCGTAGTCGAGCTGGACATCGCTCTGGCCCACTTCGGCGCGGACGAAACCGGCGCCGCCGTCGACCGCCATGGCGGCAGGAGAAATGACAGCCAGCGCCAGCGCGGACGCGAGGATGAGGTGCTTCTTCATGTTGATCCGTATTCCCTGAAAGTAGGTCGCCCGTTCGTGGGCGCGCGCATCATGCGCATGCGCGCCCGGCGCGTCAATCGGAATGAACGCGCGATCAACCGCCCGGGGCAAGCACCGCCAGCAATCCCCGCGCCGCCTTGATGCGCTCTTCCGCCGTCGGCAATTCCAGGGTGATGCGCAGCTTGTCCGGGCCGTCCATCCGGTAGGCCTTCGGCTGGCCCTGCACCATGCGGATCACCGCCATCGGATCGACCGACGGCTTTTCGGTGAACTGCACGCGGCCGCCGCTCGCGCCGAGGTCGATCTTGCGGATGCCGAGCGCGGTCGCTGCCAGCTTCAGCTCCGCGACCGCGAACAGGTGCTTGGCCGGATCGGGCAGCAGCCCGAAGCGGTCGATCATCTCCACCTGCAGCTCGCGCAGGTCGTCGACCGAACGCGCCGAACTGACACGCTTGTAGAGCGTCAGCCGCGTATGCACGTCGGGCAGGTAGTCGTCGGGGATCAGCGAAGGCAGGTGCAGCTCCACCTCGGAACCGCGCGCCGCCGTGCCGTCGACATCGGGCAGCTCGCCGCGCTTGATCGAGCGCACCGCGCGCTCCAGCAGCTCGGTGTACAGGCTGAAGCCGACCTCGGCCATCTGGCCGCTCTGGTCCTCGCCGAGCAGCTCGCCGGCGCCGCGGATCTCCAGGTCGTGCGTGGCCAGGGTGAAGCCCGCGCCCAGCTCGTCCATCGATGCGATGGCTTCCAGGCGCTTCTTCGCGTCCGCACTGATCGAGCGCTTGTCCGGCACCACCAGGTAGGCGTACGACCGGTGGTGCGAGCGGCCGACGCGGCCACGCAGCTGGTGCAGCTGGGCGAGGCCGAAGCGGTCGGCGCGGTTGATGATGATGGTGTTGGCGTTGGGGATGTCGATGCCGGACTCGATGATGGTCGAGCACAGCAGCACGTTGGTGCGCTGCTTGTGGAAATCGAGCATCACCCGCTCCAGCTCGCGCTCCGGCATCTGCCCGTGGGCGATGCCGATGCGTGCATCCGGCACCAGCTCCTGCAGCTCGCGCTCCATGCGCCCGATCGATTCCACGTCATTGTGCAGGAAGTACAGCTGACCGCCGCGCGCCAGTTCGCGCTGGAACGCCTCGCGCAGCTGCTGGTCGTCCCAGGGCACCACGAAGGTCTGCACCGCCATGCGGTGCGCGGGCGGGGTGGCGATGATCGACAGGTCGCGCAGCCCGGCCATGGCCATGTTGAGCGTGCGCGGGATGGGCGTGGCGGTGAGCGTGAGCAGGTGCACGTTGGCGCGCAGCGCCTTCAACGCTTCCTTCTGGCGCACGCCGAAGCGCTGCTCCTCGTCGACGATCACAAGCCCCAGGTCCTTGAAGGCGACGTCCTTCTGCAGCAGGCGGTGCGTGCCGATGATGACGTCGATGCCGCCCTCGGCAACCTTCTCCAGCTCGACCTTGATCTCCTTGGCGGTCTTGAAGCGCGAGAGCACTTCCACGCGCAGCGGCCAGTCGGCGAAGCGGTCGCGGAAGTTGCGGTAGTGCTGCTCGGCCAGCAGCGTGGTGGGCACCAGCACCGCGACCTGCTTGCCGCCGGCGGCGGCGGCGAATGCCGCGCGCACCGCGACCTCGGTCTTGCCGAAGCCGACGTCGCCGCAGACCACGCGGTCCATCGGCTGCGCCGACTGCAGGTCGCGCAGCACGGCCTCGATCGACGCATGCTGGTCGGGCGTTTCCTCGAACGGGAAGCTCGCCGCGAACGGCTCGTACATCGCGCGGTCAAGGTCGATCGCAAGGCCCACGCGCGCCTGGCGCCTGGCCTGGATCTCGAGCAGTTCGGCGGCGACGTCGCGCACCTTCTCGGCGGCCTTGCGCTTGGCCTTGGTCCACTGCTCGCCGCCCAGCGAATGCAGCGGCGCGGTGTCCGGCGAGGCGCCCGAGTAGCGGCTGATCAGGTGCAGCTGCGCAACCGGCACGTACAGGCGGTCGCCCTTGGCGTATTCGATCTCGACGTATTCGGCGGCGATGCCGCCGGCGTTCAAGGTCACCAGGCCGCGGTAGCGGCCGACGCCGTGGTCCTCGTGCACGATCGGTGCGCCTTCGGTGAGTTCGCCGAGGTCGCGGATGATCGCTTCCGGCTCGCGCCCGGCGCGCTTGCGGCGCCGTGGCTGCGCCGCGCGCTCGGGGAACAGCTGGCGCTCGGTGAGGATCGTGACCGGCGTGCCGCCAGCCACCGCGCCATCGAGTGCGAAGCCGTCGTCGAACGGCGCCACCGCGATCGCGAACGCCGGGCCGCCCGCCGCCAGGAACTCGCCGAAGCCGGCCACCACCTTCGGCTTCAGGTCGGCGGCGTCGAGCACTTCCAGCAGCGCCTCGCGGCGACCGGCGGTATCGGCGGCGACCAGCACGCGACCCGGATAACTGGCGAGGAAGGACTTCAGTTCGGACGCCGGCTGCTCGTGGCGACCGGACAGCGGCAGCTCCGGCGCGGGCTGGTCGCCGAGCGGCGCGGCCTCGGCCAGGCGCGCGTGGCCGGCACCGGCCACGTCGATGCGCTCGCGGGCGTTGAAGCGCGCGCGCAGGGCGTCGGGCGGCAGCCACAGCGTGTCGGGCGACAGCACCGGGTGCTCGATGTCGTGGCGGCGCTGCTCGTAGCGCTCGCCCACCTGCGCCCAGAAATGATCGGCCGCCGCCGATGCGCCGTCGTCGACCAGCGGCAGCGCCTTGTCGCCGATGTAGTCGAACAGCGTGGCGGTGGCGGCATCGTCGAAGAACAGCGGCAGGTAGTACTCGATGCCGGCCGGCGCCAGCCCGGCCTTCAGGTCCTGGAACAGCGCGCTGCGCCGGGTGTCGATGTCGAAGCGTTCGCGCAGTGCGGTCATCGCGCGGGTGGTCGCGGCCTCGTCCAGCGGCACCTCGCGTCCGGGCATCAGCTGCACCGCGTCCACCTTGTCCAGCGAACGCTGGCTCTCCGGGTCGAAGGCGCGGATGGTGTCGATGTCCTCGTCGAACAGCTCGACGCGGAACGGGGCGTCGGCGCCCATCGGATACACGTCGAGCAGGCCGCCGCGCACCGCGAAGTCACCGGGGTCGAACACCTGCGGCACGTTGCGGTAGCCGGCCGACTGCAGGCGATGTTTTTCGGCGTCGAGGTCCAGGCGCTGGCCGACGCGCAGGTCGAAGCTGTTGCCGACCACGTACGACAGCGGCGGCAGGCGCTGCATCAGGGTCTGCACAGGCACCACCACGATCCCGCGCGCCAGCGTCGGCAGCCGGCGCATGGTCGCCAGGCGCTGGGAAATGATGTCCGGGTGCGGGCTGAAGCGGTCGTAGGGCAGGGTTTCCCAGTCCGGGAACGCCAGCACAGGCAACGCCGCGTCGCCGGCCAGCAGGGTGTGCAGGTCGGTCTCGAGCTGGGTGGCCGCGTGGTTGTCGCGGGCCACGGCGAGCAGCACACCGCCGTGTGCACGCGCGGCACCGGCCACGAACCAGGCCAGTGCCGAGCGCGACGCCGGCGCGCGCCACCAGGCGCGCGGGCGGCCGGGGCCGGGCAGCGGCGGGACGGGAAGCAGTGGGAGAAGGGAGCTGGGCTGGGGCTTGTCGGTCATCGGCACTTCAAAACAACGGCAGCGCCGGAGCGGTCGATCCGCTCCAGCGCAAGGCCGACCAGTTTACCCGCGCTCGGCGGCTTCGCCCTCGCCGGGCCCAGCCCCGACATCCGGGCCGGACGTGCCGTTGGCGCCGGCCGGGGCGAGGTCGAGCACCGCGTGCACCAGCCCCGGTGCCCCGCCGGGGGCGCGGCTGAAGCCCATGGAGTCGAGCAGGGCGAGCATGGGCGCATTGTCCTCGCGCACGTCGCCGTGCACGCGGTCCAGCTTCTTGCCGCGCGACCAGCGCACCACGCGGCGCATCAGGTGCCGGCCCAGGCCCATGCCGGCCACGTAACTGCTGACCAGCACGGTGAACGCCGCATCACGCGTGCCCGGCACCACCGCGACCCGGGCCACGCCACCGATCAGCGCTTCGCCCGGCGGCAAGGGTTCGGACACCACCAGCGCGAACTCGCTGCGGCTGTCGGGGTGGGTCATGCGGTGAGCGAGTTCCGGGGTCATTTCCGGCACGTCGTCAAGGAAGCGCTGGCGGACTTCTTCGG
It includes:
- the mfd gene encoding transcription-repair coupling factor; its protein translation is MTDKPQPSSLLPLLPVPPLPGPGRPRAWWRAPASRSALAWFVAGAARAHGGVLLAVARDNHAATQLETDLHTLLAGDAALPVLAFPDWETLPYDRFSPHPDIISQRLATMRRLPTLARGIVVVPVQTLMQRLPPLSYVVGNSFDLRVGQRLDLDAEKHRLQSAGYRNVPQVFDPGDFAVRGGLLDVYPMGADAPFRVELFDEDIDTIRAFDPESQRSLDKVDAVQLMPGREVPLDEAATTRAMTALRERFDIDTRRSALFQDLKAGLAPAGIEYYLPLFFDDAATATLFDYIGDKALPLVDDGASAAADHFWAQVGERYEQRRHDIEHPVLSPDTLWLPPDALRARFNARERIDVAGAGHARLAEAAPLGDQPAPELPLSGRHEQPASELKSFLASYPGRVLVAADTAGRREALLEVLDAADLKPKVVAGFGEFLAAGGPAFAIAVAPFDDGFALDGAVAGGTPVTILTERQLFPERAAQPRRRKRAGREPEAIIRDLGELTEGAPIVHEDHGVGRYRGLVTLNAGGIAAEYVEIEYAKGDRLYVPVAQLHLISRYSGASPDTAPLHSLGGEQWTKAKRKAAEKVRDVAAELLEIQARRQARVGLAIDLDRAMYEPFAASFPFEETPDQHASIEAVLRDLQSAQPMDRVVCGDVGFGKTEVAVRAAFAAAAGGKQVAVLVPTTLLAEQHYRNFRDRFADWPLRVEVLSRFKTAKEIKVELEKVAEGGIDVIIGTHRLLQKDVAFKDLGLVIVDEEQRFGVRQKEALKALRANVHLLTLTATPIPRTLNMAMAGLRDLSIIATPPAHRMAVQTFVVPWDDQQLREAFQRELARGGQLYFLHNDVESIGRMERELQELVPDARIGIAHGQMPERELERVMLDFHKQRTNVLLCSTIIESGIDIPNANTIIINRADRFGLAQLHQLRGRVGRSHHRSYAYLVVPDKRSISADAKKRLEAIASMDELGAGFTLATHDLEIRGAGELLGEDQSGQMAEVGFSLYTELLERAVRSIKRGELPDVDGTAARGSEVELHLPSLIPDDYLPDVHTRLTLYKRVSSARSVDDLRELQVEMIDRFGLLPDPAKHLFAVAELKLAATALGIRKIDLGASGGRVQFTEKPSVDPMAVIRMVQGQPKAYRMDGPDKLRITLELPTAEERIKAARGLLAVLAPGG
- a CDS encoding outer membrane beta-barrel protein, giving the protein MKKHLILASALALAVISPAAMAVDGGAGFVRAEVGQSDVQLDYAGFSESETDTSATFGGGYWFNRYFAVEGHIGTLYTEYLGYDTDLDLVSMGVGVAVKRNFGADGHGFFVGGRTGVARLTAQVREDDWDVVDDAHSTKAYFGASVGYDFNRRWGVSLNWDRRQADFEGVDVDVDTIAIGGEFRF
- a CDS encoding GNAT family N-acetyltransferase, with protein sequence MVARNRLPPWHEEVRLANGRNIVIRPIRPDDAPALRAGFELLQPEEVRQRFLDDVPEMTPELAHRMTHPDSRSEFALVVSEPLPPGEALIGGVARVAVVPGTRDAAFTVLVSSYVAGMGLGRHLMRRVVRWSRGKKLDRVHGDVREDNAPMLALLDSMGFSRAPGGAPGLVHAVLDLAPAGANGTSGPDVGAGPGEGEAAERG